The following coding sequences lie in one Dehalobacter sp. 12DCB1 genomic window:
- a CDS encoding HDOD domain-containing protein gives MDVFIARQPIFDRNLHIYGYELLYRQGQDNSFSGIDDDRATAELIYNSFLVFGIQDLTDDAKAFINFSKDLVDSDIPSLLPNHNVVLEILERKKVAQSTVEACKRVREMGYLVALDDFVFDQSYLPLIETADIIKIEYPAVNEELQRKLIKKFHTKVKFVAEKIETREEFQRAYEMGYDYFQGYFFSKPSIINSKEIVSLNSNILKIIQELKMPEPSYAVIGNIVQSDLGLTYKIFKLANSIYLGTKNKINSIPQALAHLGLKELYRWSSIIMLKDLQNIENAELIKLSLIRGKLMELLASELGDKMSSSEFFFTGMFSSIDILLNKSMEQVLHGLSLPDHVKLALLGQDNKQRRLLNFIIDFENAQWSEVENQNLINKLGIKRFMLLYVEAIKWTRSLDY, from the coding sequence ATGGATGTTTTTATTGCCAGACAGCCTATTTTTGACCGCAATTTGCATATCTACGGCTATGAACTGCTGTACAGACAAGGCCAGGACAACAGCTTCAGCGGCATCGATGATGACCGGGCCACAGCAGAATTGATCTACAACTCCTTTCTGGTTTTTGGCATACAGGACTTAACGGATGATGCTAAAGCTTTTATCAATTTCTCTAAGGATCTTGTTGACAGTGATATCCCCTCGCTGCTTCCGAATCACAATGTCGTGCTGGAAATACTTGAACGGAAAAAGGTAGCGCAGTCAACCGTTGAAGCCTGTAAACGGGTCAGAGAGATGGGTTATCTGGTGGCACTTGACGATTTTGTGTTCGATCAAAGCTACTTGCCGTTAATCGAAACAGCAGACATCATTAAAATAGAGTACCCGGCTGTAAATGAAGAACTTCAGCGTAAGCTTATCAAGAAATTTCACACAAAGGTTAAGTTTGTCGCTGAAAAAATAGAAACGCGGGAAGAATTTCAGCGCGCTTATGAAATGGGATATGATTATTTTCAGGGTTATTTTTTCAGCAAACCTTCGATCATTAATTCCAAAGAGATTGTATCCTTGAACAGCAATATATTGAAAATCATTCAGGAACTCAAAATGCCTGAACCGAGCTATGCGGTAATTGGCAATATCGTTCAAAGTGATCTCGGCCTGACCTATAAAATTTTTAAACTTGCCAACTCCATATATCTTGGGACAAAAAATAAAATCAATTCTATCCCGCAGGCGCTTGCCCACCTTGGCTTAAAAGAACTGTACCGTTGGAGCTCAATCATCATGCTGAAAGATCTGCAAAATATCGAGAATGCAGAACTGATCAAATTGTCACTTATCCGAGGAAAACTAATGGAACTTTTAGCTTCAGAACTGGGAGATAAAATGAGCAGTTCTGAATTCTTTTTTACCGGGATGTTTTCTTCCATTGACATTCTGCTGAACAAAAGCATGGAGCAGGTGCTCCATGGCCTTTCCCTACCGGATCATGTAAAACTGGCCTTGCTCGGCCAGGATAATAAACAACGGCGCTTATTGAATTTCATCATTGACTTTGAAAATGCGCAATGGAGCGAAGTCGAAAATCAGAATCTGATCAATAAACTCGGCATTAAACGCTTTATGCTTTTATATGTGGAAGCTATTAAATGGACTAGATCCCTGGATTATTAA
- a CDS encoding DEAD/DEAH box helicase, translated as MHQVSFDHYPLSPEILKALQLLNYDKPTNVQKQVIPLFLAQKDVIVKSQTGSGKTAAFAIPLCQLVDWEENKPQALIITPTRELAIQVKEDMFHIGRFKRLKIAAVYGKSPFYYQEKELKQKTHIVVGTPGRLIDHLQKGTLDTSCIKYLVIDEADELMNMGFLEQTETILRSLPANRVTALLSATMPLDVRTLCIHYLHDPDYVETQEETSAVERISQERYLIARQDKIKLLKDLSVTENPDSCLIFCNTKYQVDEVYAELKLLDYPCAKIHGGMEQGHRLSVMDDFKQGYFRYLIATDVAARGIDIEDISLVINFDLPQEKESYVHRIGRTGRLNKNGKAISFITEDDDKYLQDIQKYIGREIPLKQRPSQDTVRNAEAAFHKKITVVPDNKAMKGTRINLEIMKLQINAGKKSKMRPADIVGTLTNIPGMTAADIGIINIQDELSYVEILNLKGTLVLEALQTTPLKGKLRKVRKVNH; from the coding sequence ATGCACCAGGTTTCTTTTGACCACTATCCGTTAAGTCCGGAAATATTAAAAGCCCTTCAGCTGCTGAACTATGACAAGCCTACGAACGTCCAGAAACAGGTCATCCCATTGTTTCTGGCCCAAAAAGATGTGATTGTTAAATCTCAGACCGGCAGCGGCAAGACGGCTGCTTTTGCTATTCCGCTTTGCCAGCTGGTGGATTGGGAAGAAAACAAGCCTCAGGCCCTGATCATCACGCCAACGAGAGAACTGGCCATCCAGGTCAAAGAAGATATGTTTCATATCGGCCGTTTTAAAAGACTGAAAATTGCTGCAGTATACGGCAAATCTCCTTTCTATTATCAGGAGAAAGAGCTAAAGCAGAAAACACATATTGTGGTGGGAACGCCTGGCCGGCTGATCGATCATCTTCAGAAAGGAACGCTGGATACTTCTTGTATCAAATACCTGGTTATTGACGAAGCGGATGAGCTGATGAATATGGGTTTTCTGGAACAGACAGAAACCATCCTTCGCAGCTTACCTGCCAACCGCGTAACGGCCCTGCTGTCTGCCACGATGCCTCTTGATGTCAGAACACTCTGTATTCACTATTTGCACGATCCAGACTACGTCGAAACGCAAGAGGAAACATCCGCCGTGGAAAGAATATCCCAGGAAAGATACCTCATTGCCCGACAGGATAAAATAAAGCTGCTTAAAGATCTTTCAGTTACGGAGAACCCCGATAGCTGCCTGATTTTCTGCAATACCAAATATCAGGTGGATGAAGTCTATGCGGAATTGAAATTGCTCGATTATCCTTGCGCCAAAATTCATGGCGGTATGGAACAAGGACACCGCCTGAGTGTCATGGATGATTTTAAACAGGGTTATTTTCGATACCTGATTGCAACAGATGTGGCAGCCCGGGGAATTGACATCGAAGATATTTCCCTTGTCATCAACTTTGATCTGCCGCAGGAAAAGGAAAGCTATGTCCACCGGATTGGCAGAACAGGGCGTCTGAATAAAAACGGCAAGGCTATCTCCTTTATAACTGAAGACGATGACAAGTACCTGCAGGATATACAGAAATATATCGGACGAGAGATCCCGCTGAAACAAAGACCGTCTCAGGATACTGTCCGGAATGCCGAAGCCGCCTTTCATAAGAAAATAACCGTTGTGCCGGATAATAAAGCCATGAAAGGCACCCGGATCAACTTGGAAATCATGAAGCTTCAGATCAATGCCGGAAAGAAATCTAAGATGCGGCCGGCGGATATTGTCGGTACACTGACGAACATTCCGGGTATGACAGCGGCTGATATCGGGATTATCAATATCCAGGATGAATTGAGTTATGTGGAAATCCTGAACCTTAAAGGGACACTTGTCCTTGAAGCCTTGCAAACAACACCGCTTAAAGGTAAACTTCGGAAAGTAAGAAAAGTGAACCATTAA
- a CDS encoding chemotaxis protein, protein MQDDKGILLESGTNEFEIIEFTVDGKFYGINVAKVREIINNVKVTHLVGSHPYIEGLFTLRDKIIPVVDLTKCITGVKQATDNQQIIVCEINGEMISFKVDEVTRIYRVSWTQMEPLSDIAGSDFAVGIVKLEEKIIVLIDFEKIISEIDPTMNKKLSTIPAVTEEMDDLRKTKTILIAEDSRILRELLIRTLSAAGYHVISNDNGLEAWDNLNKMTADGSLIEDKVQLVITDIEMPQMDGHHLTKKIKEHDKLKELPVVIFSSMISEELRRKGQALGACAQITKPEIEQLIEIVDKRLLS, encoded by the coding sequence ATGCAGGATGATAAAGGAATTTTGCTGGAATCCGGGACCAATGAGTTTGAAATTATTGAATTTACCGTAGACGGGAAATTCTATGGGATTAACGTCGCCAAAGTAAGGGAAATTATCAACAATGTGAAGGTGACACACCTGGTTGGTTCACATCCATATATTGAGGGACTATTTACTTTACGGGATAAGATTATTCCGGTTGTCGATTTGACGAAATGCATTACCGGTGTTAAGCAGGCTACAGATAACCAGCAGATCATTGTATGTGAAATCAATGGTGAAATGATCAGCTTCAAAGTCGATGAAGTCACGAGGATTTACCGCGTATCCTGGACTCAGATGGAACCTTTGTCGGATATTGCCGGTTCGGACTTTGCTGTCGGTATCGTTAAGCTGGAAGAAAAAATCATTGTTCTAATCGATTTTGAAAAGATTATTTCTGAGATTGATCCGACCATGAACAAAAAGTTATCAACGATACCCGCGGTAACTGAAGAAATGGACGACCTCAGAAAAACAAAAACGATATTAATCGCAGAAGATTCCCGCATTCTTAGGGAACTACTAATTAGAACACTTAGCGCTGCAGGTTATCACGTGATTTCCAACGATAATGGTCTGGAAGCATGGGATAACCTGAACAAAATGACTGCTGACGGCAGTTTGATCGAAGATAAAGTGCAGCTGGTCATTACAGACATTGAAATGCCCCAAATGGATGGTCATCACCTGACCAAAAAAATTAAAGAGCATGACAAGCTTAAAGAGCTGCCCGTTGTTATCTTCTCCTCGATGATCAGTGAAGAGCTGAGAAGGAAAGGGCAGGCGCTCGGTGCCTGTGCCCAAATCACAAAGCCAGAAATCGAACAGTTAATTGAAATTGTTGATAAAAGGTTGCTTTCTTAA
- a CDS encoding spore germination protein GerW family protein produces the protein MSGRFNIGENITNVFEKLESFLKTKTVVGEPMQVGEIILVPFIEFTFGLGTSGGSGIEQKNNQGSGGGACSGGRISPTAVLVIKGDQVELLPIEKSGGLEKLIDMVPEIVDKVKDPKCSEK, from the coding sequence ACATTGGCGAAAATATCACCAACGTCTTTGAAAAACTGGAAAGCTTTCTGAAAACCAAGACCGTCGTCGGCGAACCTATGCAGGTCGGAGAAATCATTCTTGTTCCATTTATTGAGTTTACATTCGGCTTGGGTACGAGCGGCGGAAGCGGCATTGAACAGAAAAACAACCAGGGTTCGGGTGGCGGTGCCTGTAGCGGCGGCCGTATTTCGCCAACAGCAGTTCTGGTTATCAAAGGTGATCAGGTTGAATTGCTGCCGATTGAAAAATCAGGAGGGCTCGAAAAATTAATTGATATGGTTCCCGAGATCGTGGATAAAGTTAAAGATCCAAAATGCAGTGAAAAATAA